One Nitrospiraceae bacterium genomic region harbors:
- a CDS encoding CHAT domain-containing protein yields the protein MIMTTNLSRLFLIFIVAAGLMLTRTSGTVGAVEPSPDTLMKQGLQAYQRGAFEQALAAWKQAAGLYEQAGKVREQSQALVQAAHASESIGQVSQALQELEVALALAQQTQDRAWIATVLENLGRTYLAARQPEAATQHLTQALEMATAEGNPSLIAAIQNDLGLAQVSRHQDTEALASFTASAQGAIAAGERPLAVRAQVNAARVSLKLDQPDAARNWLDQALNGLKDFEPSHDKATGLIQLGLGYQQLLPAMETLHAPLLLRAAGAFVEADTVARKIGDTRTLSYAEGYLGHLYETEHRNDEALQLTRRAVFTAQSANAPESLYRWQWQLGRLLAATGKLDESLAAYNYAIETLRPIRMEVASALSTGSLSGEESVRSLFFELADLLLHRASLTPDAKVAEDYLRRARDAIESYKAAELRDYFRDECVDALQARLTKLDTVSPTTAVIYPIVFADRTELLVSLPTGLQRISVPVTAPELTKEVRIFRKLVEKRTTREYLPHAQQLYDWLIHPLESELIRQKIETLVFVPDGVLRTIPFSALHNGTSFLIQKYAVTMTPGLYLTDPRPLDREKIRFLAGGLTKSVQGFPSLPYVAEEMDTVRSLYQADQLLNQDFRTPLLEQELRESRYGILHIATHGKFSTDANDSFLLTFDGKLTMSKLDSLIGLFRFRQDPLELLTLSACQTAVGDDRAALGLAGVAIKAGARSALATLWFINDEASAALIGEFYRQLRDPAISKATALQRAQQKLLGDRVYEHPAYWSPFLLLNNWL from the coding sequence ATGATTATGACAACGAATCTAAGCCGACTCTTTCTCATATTCATCGTGGCAGCCGGTTTGATGCTGACGAGAACGTCAGGAACGGTTGGTGCGGTCGAGCCCTCTCCCGATACGTTGATGAAGCAGGGACTTCAAGCGTATCAGCGGGGGGCGTTTGAGCAGGCGCTTGCTGCGTGGAAACAGGCAGCCGGGCTCTACGAACAAGCCGGCAAAGTCAGGGAACAGAGCCAGGCACTGGTGCAGGCCGCTCACGCTTCCGAATCCATCGGACAGGTGAGTCAGGCGCTGCAGGAACTGGAAGTGGCATTGGCCCTTGCTCAGCAAACCCAGGATCGCGCATGGATCGCCACCGTGCTGGAGAATCTCGGACGCACTTACCTGGCGGCCCGACAGCCGGAGGCAGCGACGCAGCATTTGACACAGGCCTTGGAGATGGCCACCGCCGAGGGAAATCCGAGTTTGATTGCCGCAATCCAGAACGACCTCGGCCTTGCCCAGGTTTCCCGGCACCAGGACACCGAGGCATTGGCTTCGTTCACCGCCAGTGCGCAAGGCGCCATCGCAGCGGGCGAACGGCCGCTGGCCGTCCGCGCGCAAGTCAACGCGGCCCGAGTCTCGCTCAAGTTGGACCAACCGGATGCCGCACGGAACTGGCTGGATCAGGCCCTCAATGGACTGAAAGACTTCGAGCCGTCGCATGATAAGGCGACCGGTTTAATCCAGCTCGGATTGGGCTACCAACAACTCTTGCCGGCAATGGAGACCCTCCATGCGCCTTTGCTCTTGCGCGCGGCCGGCGCCTTTGTGGAAGCAGACACGGTGGCGCGGAAGATCGGAGACACACGGACGCTTTCTTATGCTGAAGGGTATCTCGGCCACCTTTACGAGACCGAACATCGCAACGACGAAGCCCTGCAACTGACGAGACGAGCCGTGTTCACCGCTCAGTCGGCCAACGCGCCGGAGTCGCTCTACCGCTGGCAGTGGCAGTTGGGGCGTTTGCTCGCCGCAACCGGGAAATTGGACGAGTCCCTCGCTGCCTACAACTACGCCATCGAGACGCTGCGTCCCATCCGGATGGAAGTCGCCTCAGCCTTGTCGACCGGCTCTCTCTCCGGAGAAGAATCGGTGCGCTCCCTCTTCTTTGAGCTGGCCGATCTGTTGCTGCACCGGGCCTCGCTCACGCCGGATGCGAAAGTGGCCGAAGACTACCTGCGCCGCGCGCGCGATGCAATCGAATCGTACAAGGCCGCGGAGCTGCGGGATTACTTCCGCGATGAGTGTGTGGATGCGCTCCAGGCAAGGCTCACGAAACTCGACACGGTGTCGCCAACCACAGCGGTGATTTACCCCATCGTGTTTGCCGATCGGACGGAGCTGCTGGTCAGTCTCCCCACCGGCCTTCAGCGTATCTCTGTTCCCGTCACGGCGCCTGAGCTGACAAAAGAAGTCCGCATATTTCGAAAGCTGGTAGAGAAACGGACGACCCGTGAATATCTCCCCCATGCGCAGCAACTCTATGACTGGTTGATTCACCCCCTTGAATCGGAATTGATACGGCAGAAGATCGAAACTCTCGTGTTCGTCCCCGACGGAGTGCTCCGCACAATCCCCTTCTCCGCCCTGCATAATGGGACCTCGTTCCTCATCCAGAAGTATGCGGTTACCATGACACCCGGGCTCTACCTGACCGACCCAAGACCGCTAGATCGTGAGAAAATTCGCTTCCTTGCGGGCGGTCTTACGAAATCGGTCCAGGGTTTTCCTTCCTTGCCCTACGTCGCAGAAGAGATGGATACGGTCCGCTCGCTCTATCAAGCCGACCAATTACTGAACCAGGATTTTCGGACCCCTCTCCTGGAACAGGAATTGCGTGAGAGCCGGTATGGGATTCTCCATATCGCCACGCACGGGAAGTTTTCAACCGATGCGAATGACTCGTTCCTCCTGACGTTCGACGGGAAGCTTACGATGAGCAAACTCGATAGTTTGATTGGACTGTTCAGGTTCCGGCAAGATCCGCTCGAATTGTTGACCTTGAGCGCCTGTCAAACTGCCGTCGGGGATGATCGAGCCGCTCTGGGCTTGGCTGGCGTGGCGATCAAGGCCGGAGCACGCAGCGCGCTCGCGACGCTCTGGTTTATCAATGACGAGGCATCGGCTGCGTTGATCGGCGAGTTTTACCGGCAACTGCGCGATCCAGCCATATCGAAAGCGACCGCGCTTCAGCGCGCGCAGCAAAAACTTCTGGGCGATCGGGTCTATGAACATCCGGCCTATTGGTCGCCGTTTCTGTTGTTGAACAACTGGCTATGA
- a CDS encoding ShlB/FhaC/HecB family hemolysin secretion/activation protein — MTHRLGRPALLCATRFTRQLLFCIGLAFITVLTDTSAFPQTVIDPTGRSGQPPGPLKEEFQRPQPPPSPVLPIVPLPPEGEAEKRPGAVRVFVHDIHVVGSTVFTDAEINEVMAPFKNRELVTEDLERLRLSLTLLYLNKGYLTSGAIIPDQDVTFGVIKIQIIEGKLTRIDIEGNKWFNSSYLRNRLELGVRTPVTFPPIEEQMQLLQQDRRIERVTAELRPGDAPGEATLDVKVADKNPFHAGMEVNNYQSPLVGEMRGIGTLTHDNLTGHGDPLSVSYGQSSGAFPIVYGSYELPLNRYGTTFSPYYRRYDFKLIESPFDPLGIKTNTEIIGMSLRHPIYRTVNDEVALSIIGEHLFTQSFIFGDVPFSSFPGFQNGAATVSALRFAQDWTHRTIDTVVALRSRFSVGLNVLGATINSNSDTPDGQFFSWLGQAQAIQQFGEKLLGMQLLSRMDLQVTNSPLFPLEQVALGGRYTVRGYREVTILRDNAFIASVESRFPLIRFASGEPMIQFAPFADVAHGWNIGANRPSPVAPVTTFPDTLASVGLGLRWNILPKDRASFEVYWGQQLNHVTFNQNTLQDHGVHIGFVANLF, encoded by the coding sequence ATGACCCATCGCCTCGGGAGGCCCGCGCTTCTCTGTGCCACTCGGTTTACTCGCCAACTTCTGTTTTGCATCGGCCTCGCCTTCATTACCGTCCTGACAGACACTTCAGCTTTTCCGCAGACGGTGATCGATCCGACTGGACGATCCGGGCAACCGCCCGGACCCTTGAAGGAAGAGTTTCAACGGCCCCAGCCGCCTCCGAGCCCCGTGCTCCCGATCGTTCCGCTTCCTCCTGAGGGCGAAGCGGAGAAACGGCCGGGCGCCGTGCGGGTCTTCGTGCATGACATTCACGTAGTCGGCAGCACCGTGTTTACTGATGCCGAGATCAACGAAGTCATGGCCCCGTTTAAGAACCGCGAGCTGGTGACCGAAGATCTCGAGCGGCTCCGGCTCTCCCTCACCCTACTCTATCTCAATAAAGGCTACCTGACCTCGGGCGCAATCATCCCCGATCAGGACGTCACGTTCGGCGTCATCAAGATCCAAATCATCGAAGGGAAGTTGACGCGGATCGACATCGAAGGCAACAAGTGGTTCAATTCCTCCTACTTGCGCAATCGTTTGGAACTCGGCGTCCGCACACCGGTGACGTTTCCCCCGATCGAGGAGCAGATGCAACTGTTACAGCAGGATCGACGCATCGAGCGCGTGACCGCGGAGCTGCGACCCGGTGATGCGCCGGGGGAGGCTACGCTGGACGTGAAGGTCGCGGACAAAAATCCGTTTCATGCCGGGATGGAGGTCAACAACTATCAGTCGCCGCTGGTCGGCGAGATGCGCGGAATCGGCACGCTGACCCACGACAACCTGACGGGTCATGGCGATCCGCTGAGCGTCAGCTATGGCCAATCGAGCGGCGCGTTCCCGATCGTCTACGGTTCGTATGAGCTGCCGCTCAACCGCTATGGGACGACGTTTTCACCGTACTACAGGCGCTACGACTTCAAACTGATTGAATCGCCGTTCGATCCGTTGGGCATCAAGACCAATACCGAGATCATCGGCATGAGTCTTCGCCATCCGATCTATCGCACTGTCAACGACGAAGTTGCTCTCTCGATCATCGGCGAGCATCTGTTTACTCAAAGTTTTATCTTCGGCGATGTTCCATTTAGCTCCTTCCCGGGATTTCAGAACGGCGCAGCCACGGTGTCCGCCCTCCGTTTCGCACAGGACTGGACCCATCGGACGATTGATACAGTTGTCGCCCTGCGCTCGCGATTCAGTGTCGGCTTGAACGTACTGGGCGCGACGATCAATTCTAATTCCGACACGCCGGACGGGCAGTTCTTCTCATGGTTGGGCCAGGCGCAGGCGATTCAGCAATTTGGCGAGAAACTTCTCGGCATGCAGCTGCTCAGTCGCATGGACCTGCAGGTCACCAACTCGCCGCTGTTCCCGCTCGAGCAAGTCGCGCTCGGTGGGCGATACACGGTGCGAGGCTACCGAGAGGTGACGATCTTACGGGATAATGCGTTCATTGCCTCAGTGGAGTCGCGCTTCCCATTAATTCGCTTTGCAAGCGGCGAACCGATGATCCAGTTCGCCCCCTTTGCGGATGTCGCCCATGGGTGGAATATCGGTGCCAATCGGCCCTCCCCCGTGGCTCCCGTCACGACCTTCCCCGACACCTTGGCAAGCGTAGGTCTAGGGCTTCGATGGAATATTCTCCCGAAAGATCGCGCGAGTTTCGAAGTGTATTGGGGCCAGCAACTCAATCACGTCACGTTCAATCAGAACACACTCCAGGATCATGGAGTTCATATCGGTTTTGTGGCCAACCTGTTCTAA